From one Microbacterium sp. 10M-3C3 genomic stretch:
- the truB gene encoding tRNA pseudouridine(55) synthase TruB, whose translation MPAGGILLVDKPQGITSHDVVARARRALGTRKVGHAGTLDPMATGLLVLGVDGATRLLTYLVGADKTYTATIRLGARTDTDDAEGTVVERADAAAWADVDDAAIDRGVAALTGDIRQVPSTVSAIKVQGRRAYDLARAGESVELAARAVTVSRFAVLARRRSPDALDLDVVVDCSSGTYIRALARDLGAGLGVGGHLTALRRERVGPFDVADAVASDAIAADRLLSPAAAATAAIGALAVTADEARDLRHGKRLTGAAERLTGTRAAAVDPHGALVGVVEVRGADLKSVMNMPEEVSA comes from the coding sequence ATGCCCGCCGGCGGCATCCTGCTGGTCGACAAGCCGCAGGGGATCACCAGTCACGACGTCGTCGCGCGCGCGCGGCGCGCGCTCGGCACGCGCAAGGTGGGGCACGCCGGAACGCTCGACCCGATGGCGACGGGGCTGCTCGTCCTGGGCGTCGACGGTGCGACGCGTCTGCTCACGTACCTCGTCGGCGCCGACAAGACGTACACGGCGACGATCCGCCTCGGGGCGCGCACCGACACCGACGATGCCGAGGGCACCGTGGTGGAGCGTGCGGATGCGGCGGCGTGGGCGGACGTCGACGATGCGGCGATCGATCGCGGCGTCGCGGCGCTCACCGGCGACATCCGTCAGGTGCCGAGCACGGTGTCGGCGATCAAGGTGCAGGGCCGCCGCGCGTACGACCTCGCGCGGGCGGGGGAGAGCGTCGAGCTCGCCGCGCGCGCCGTCACGGTGTCGCGGTTCGCCGTGCTCGCCCGCCGACGCTCGCCCGACGCGCTCGACCTCGACGTCGTCGTCGACTGCTCCAGCGGCACGTACATCCGGGCGCTCGCGCGGGACCTCGGCGCCGGGCTCGGCGTCGGCGGCCACCTGACCGCGCTGCGGCGGGAGCGGGTCGGCCCGTTCGACGTGGCCGACGCCGTCGCGTCCGACGCGATCGCGGCCGATCGCCTGCTGAGCCCCGCCGCCGCGGCGACGGCCGCGATCGGCGCGCTCGCCGTCACCGCCGACGAGGCCCGCGACCTGCGCCACGGCAAGCGCCTCACCGGCGCCGCGGAGCGGCTCACGGGCACGCGAGCCGCCGCGGTCGACCCGCACGGTGCGCTCGTCGGCGTCGTCGAGGTGCGCGGAGCCGACCTGAAGAGCGTCATGAACATGCCCGAGGAGGTCTCCGCGTGA
- a CDS encoding uridine kinase has product MRLPTTPAVALLRALRDDVRRIRPAGRVIAAVDGIDGAGKTTFADTWAEVFAEDGAAVYRASIDGFHRPRAERYRRGRTSAEGFYLDSYDYATFRRVLIDPFRVGAGAGFQLAVFDVARDTPIEAQWVTAPRDAVLLVDGIFLHRPELRDLWDWSVWLDVPEAVAAARRALRDGSDPDPAAPSNARYRDGQRRYIADADPRAAATAVVEYSDLAAPIRLPEGAR; this is encoded by the coding sequence ATGCGGCTTCCCACGACCCCGGCGGTCGCGCTCCTGCGCGCCCTGCGCGACGATGTCCGCCGCATCCGCCCCGCCGGCCGCGTGATCGCTGCGGTCGACGGCATCGACGGGGCGGGGAAGACGACGTTCGCCGACACGTGGGCCGAGGTCTTCGCCGAGGACGGCGCGGCGGTCTACCGCGCGTCGATCGACGGCTTCCATCGGCCGCGCGCCGAGCGCTATCGCCGGGGCCGCACCTCGGCCGAGGGCTTCTACCTCGACTCCTACGACTACGCCACCTTCCGGCGCGTGCTCATCGACCCCTTCCGCGTCGGTGCGGGTGCGGGTTTCCAGCTCGCCGTGTTCGACGTCGCCCGCGACACCCCGATCGAGGCGCAGTGGGTGACCGCGCCGCGCGACGCGGTGCTGCTCGTCGACGGGATCTTCCTGCACCGGCCCGAGCTGCGCGACCTGTGGGACTGGTCGGTGTGGCTGGACGTCCCCGAGGCGGTCGCCGCCGCGCGCCGGGCGCTGCGCGACGGCTCCGACCCCGACCCAGCCGCCCCGTCGAACGCCCGTTACCGCGACGGCCAGCGACGGTACATCGCGGACGCCGACCCGCGCGCCGCCGCCACGGCGGTCGTGGAGTACTCCGATCTCGCCGCGCCGATCCGCCTTCCCGAGGGGGCCCGCTGA
- a CDS encoding A/G-specific adenine glycosylase, whose amino-acid sequence MPDLATPLAAWYAIHARDLPWRRPGFGAWGTLVSEFMLQQTPVARVIPHLEAWLERWHTPAALAAEAPAEAVRQWANLGYPRRALWLHRAAVEIRDRHGGEVPRDVDALLALTGIGDYTARAVAVFAYGDTHPVVDTNTRRVLARALDGAAQPGAPSRRDLERMAAILPADRDTAAVVNAAAMELGALVCTARAPRCEACPLSVACAWRAAGYPDTPDGRRRQARYEGSDRQARGAALKQLRDAAPDPVALGDVLAAWPDAAQRDRAIDSLIADGLAEASDGALHLPR is encoded by the coding sequence GTGCCCGACCTCGCGACGCCCCTGGCCGCGTGGTACGCCATTCATGCGCGGGATCTGCCGTGGCGTCGGCCGGGCTTCGGGGCGTGGGGAACGCTCGTGAGCGAGTTCATGCTACAGCAGACGCCCGTGGCGCGCGTCATCCCGCACCTGGAGGCGTGGCTCGAGCGGTGGCACACTCCCGCGGCACTCGCGGCGGAGGCCCCCGCCGAGGCCGTGCGCCAGTGGGCGAACCTCGGCTACCCGCGGCGTGCGCTCTGGCTGCATCGCGCCGCGGTGGAGATCCGCGACCGCCACGGCGGCGAGGTGCCGCGCGATGTCGACGCCCTCCTGGCGCTCACCGGCATCGGCGATTACACCGCTCGCGCCGTGGCCGTCTTCGCGTACGGCGACACGCACCCGGTCGTCGACACGAACACGCGGCGCGTGCTCGCGCGGGCGCTGGACGGCGCGGCGCAGCCGGGCGCCCCCTCACGCCGCGACCTGGAACGGATGGCTGCCATCCTGCCGGCCGACCGCGACACGGCGGCCGTCGTGAACGCCGCGGCGATGGAGCTCGGGGCGCTCGTGTGCACGGCGCGCGCGCCGCGGTGCGAGGCGTGTCCGCTCTCCGTCGCGTGCGCGTGGCGCGCCGCAGGATACCCGGACACTCCGGACGGCCGCCGGCGGCAGGCACGCTACGAGGGCAGCGATCGTCAGGCGCGCGGCGCCGCACTCAAGCAGCTGCGCGACGCGGCCCCCGATCCCGTCGCGCTCGGCGACGTGCTCGCGGCGTGGCCGGATGCGGCGCAGCGCGACCGCGCGATCGACTCCCTCATCGCCGACGGCCTCGCCGAGGCGTCCGACGGCGCCCTCCACCTCCCGCGCTGA
- the rbfA gene encoding 30S ribosome-binding factor RbfA — translation MAGERQARLADRIRVLIAERLEKGLRDPRLGFVTITDVKVTRDLQHASVFYTVLGTPEEREGTAAALKAATGMLRSEVGKQLGVRLTPSLEFIPDAIPENADHIAALLREAAERDAAVAGLASSATYAGDADPYVKPREDDDED, via the coding sequence ATGGCTGGCGAACGACAGGCACGACTGGCCGACCGCATCCGCGTGCTGATCGCGGAGCGACTGGAGAAGGGGCTGCGCGACCCGCGCCTCGGCTTCGTGACGATCACCGATGTCAAGGTGACGCGCGATCTGCAGCACGCGTCGGTGTTCTACACCGTTCTCGGCACGCCGGAGGAGCGCGAGGGCACGGCCGCCGCGCTGAAGGCGGCGACCGGGATGCTGCGCAGCGAGGTGGGCAAGCAGCTCGGCGTGCGCCTCACGCCGTCGCTCGAGTTCATCCCCGACGCGATCCCGGAGAACGCCGATCACATCGCGGCTCTCCTGCGGGAGGCCGCCGAGCGCGACGCGGCCGTCGCGGGTCTCGCGTCGAGCGCGACGTACGCCGGCGACGCCGACCCGTACGTCAAGCCGCGAGAGGACGACGACGAGGACTGA
- the infB gene encoding translation initiation factor IF-2, whose amino-acid sequence MAKPRVHEIASELGVDSKVALAKLKELGEFVKSPSSTIEPPVARKLRAALSADGAAPAAAKPAAPARSGAQPGPARPATPGRPGPARPSASPSPAPAAPAPAASASPAPSAPAPSAPARQAGPAPAGGPKPGPAAPAPQAPRPGGAPRPGNNPFSSSQGMGQRPAGPRPGNNPFASAQGMGQRPTPGNIPRPQAPRPGAPRPGAPRPGGAGRPGGGGRPGAPFQQRPGGPGRPGGAGGGFAGRPAGGGFAGRPGGGGGRGRGPGGGTAGAFGKGGGKSKQRKSRRAKRQEFEMRSAPVVGGVNVQKGNGEIIRLRRGASIADFADKLEALNGYTVQPGTLVTILFNLGEMATATESLDEATFEVLGEELGYKIQMVSPEDEDKELLEGFGLDLDAELEAENEEDLEIRPPVVTVMGHVDHGKTRLLDAIRQTNVVAGEAGGITQHIGAYQVWTEHEGIERAITFIDTPGHEAFTAMRARGAQVTDIAILVVAADDDIMPQTVEALNHAQAANVPIVVAVNKIDKPEANPAKVRQQLTEYGLVAEEYGGDVMFVDVSARNNIGIQDLLDAVLLTADAGLDLTANPNKDARGVAIEAKLDKGRGSVATVLIQSGTLRVGDAIVAGTAYGRVRAMIDENGEAVAEAAPSRPVQVQGLNSVPRAGDVFIVTEEDRTARQIAEKREAAERNAALAKARKRISLEDFTRALEEGKVESLNLIIKGDVSGAVEALEESLLKIEVDDSVQLRIIHRGVGAITESDVNLATIDNAIVIGFNVRPDTKARERAAREGVDIRFYSVIYNAIDDVEQSLKGLLKPEFEEVQSGVAEIREVFRSSKFGNIAGVIVRSGTITRNAKARVIREGVVIADGLAIESLRRFKDDVTEVRTDFEAGIGLGKYNDIQVGDEIETTEMVEKPRG is encoded by the coding sequence GTGGCAAAACCACGCGTACACGAGATCGCTTCCGAGCTCGGCGTCGACAGCAAGGTCGCCCTCGCGAAGCTGAAGGAGCTCGGCGAGTTCGTCAAGAGCCCTTCCTCGACCATCGAACCCCCGGTCGCCCGTAAGCTGCGGGCGGCTCTGAGCGCCGACGGCGCCGCCCCGGCGGCCGCCAAGCCGGCCGCTCCCGCGCGCTCCGGCGCCCAGCCGGGTCCCGCGCGCCCGGCGACCCCCGGTCGTCCCGGTCCCGCGCGCCCCAGCGCGTCGCCGTCGCCCGCGCCGGCCGCGCCCGCGCCCGCCGCATCCGCGAGCCCCGCCCCGTCGGCTCCGGCGCCCTCGGCGCCCGCGCGGCAGGCCGGGCCCGCGCCGGCAGGCGGACCGAAGCCCGGTCCCGCCGCGCCCGCGCCGCAGGCGCCGCGTCCCGGTGGCGCGCCGCGCCCCGGCAACAACCCGTTCTCGTCGTCGCAGGGCATGGGCCAGCGTCCCGCCGGCCCGCGCCCGGGCAACAACCCCTTCGCGTCGGCGCAGGGCATGGGCCAGCGCCCGACTCCCGGCAACATCCCGCGTCCGCAGGCGCCGCGTCCCGGCGCTCCGCGTCCCGGCGCTCCGCGCCCCGGCGGCGCCGGTCGTCCCGGTGGCGGCGGTCGTCCCGGCGCGCCCTTCCAGCAGCGTCCGGGTGGTCCCGGTCGTCCCGGCGGTGCCGGCGGCGGGTTCGCCGGTCGTCCCGCAGGCGGCGGCTTCGCCGGTCGACCCGGTGGCGGCGGTGGTCGCGGTCGCGGTCCCGGCGGCGGCACCGCGGGTGCCTTCGGCAAGGGCGGCGGCAAGTCGAAGCAGCGCAAGTCGCGTCGCGCGAAGCGGCAGGAATTCGAGATGCGGTCGGCGCCGGTCGTCGGCGGCGTCAACGTCCAGAAGGGCAACGGCGAGATCATCCGCCTGCGCCGCGGCGCGTCGATCGCGGACTTCGCCGACAAGCTCGAGGCGCTGAACGGCTACACCGTGCAGCCCGGCACGCTCGTGACCATCCTGTTCAACCTGGGTGAGATGGCGACGGCCACCGAGTCGCTCGACGAGGCGACCTTCGAGGTCCTCGGCGAGGAGCTCGGCTACAAGATCCAGATGGTCTCGCCCGAGGACGAGGACAAGGAGCTCCTGGAGGGCTTCGGTCTCGACCTCGACGCGGAGCTGGAGGCCGAGAACGAGGAGGACCTCGAGATCCGGCCGCCGGTCGTGACCGTCATGGGTCACGTCGACCACGGTAAGACGCGACTGCTCGACGCCATCCGCCAGACCAACGTGGTCGCAGGCGAGGCCGGCGGCATCACGCAGCACATCGGTGCCTACCAGGTCTGGACCGAGCACGAGGGCATCGAGCGTGCGATCACCTTCATCGATACCCCGGGTCATGAGGCGTTCACCGCCATGCGTGCCCGCGGCGCGCAGGTGACCGACATCGCGATCCTCGTCGTGGCCGCCGACGACGACATCATGCCGCAGACGGTGGAGGCGCTGAACCACGCACAGGCGGCGAACGTGCCGATCGTGGTCGCGGTGAACAAGATCGACAAGCCCGAGGCGAACCCCGCCAAGGTGCGTCAGCAGCTCACCGAGTACGGTCTGGTCGCCGAGGAGTACGGCGGCGACGTGATGTTCGTGGACGTGTCGGCGCGCAACAACATCGGCATCCAGGACCTCCTGGACGCGGTGCTGCTGACGGCCGACGCGGGCCTGGACCTCACGGCCAACCCGAACAAGGACGCCCGCGGCGTCGCCATCGAGGCCAAGCTCGACAAGGGCCGCGGTTCGGTCGCGACGGTGCTCATCCAGTCCGGAACGCTGCGGGTCGGCGACGCGATCGTCGCCGGCACGGCGTACGGCCGCGTGCGCGCGATGATCGACGAGAACGGCGAGGCCGTGGCCGAAGCCGCCCCGTCCCGCCCGGTGCAGGTGCAGGGTCTGAACTCCGTGCCCCGAGCCGGCGACGTGTTCATCGTCACCGAGGAGGACCGCACGGCGCGTCAGATCGCCGAGAAGCGCGAGGCTGCCGAGCGCAACGCGGCCCTGGCGAAGGCGCGCAAGCGCATCTCGCTCGAGGACTTCACGCGGGCGCTGGAAGAGGGCAAGGTCGAGTCGCTCAACCTCATCATCAAGGGCGACGTGTCCGGTGCCGTCGAGGCGCTGGAGGAGTCGCTGCTGAAGATCGAGGTCGACGACTCGGTGCAGCTGCGCATCATCCACCGCGGCGTCGGCGCGATCACCGAGTCGGATGTGAACCTCGCCACGATCGACAACGCGATCGTGATCGGCTTCAACGTCCGCCCCGACACGAAGGCGCGCGAGCGCGCCGCTCGCGAGGGCGTGGACATCCGGTTCTACTCGGTCATCTACAACGCGATCGACGACGTCGAGCAGTCGCTCAAGGGCCTGCTCAAGCCGGAGTTCGAAGAGGTGCAGTCGGGTGTCGCCGAGATCCGCGAGGTGTTCCGCTCCTCGAAGTTCGGCAACATCGCCGGTGTCATCGTCCGCTCGGGCACGATCACGCGCAACGCGAAGGCGCGCGTCATCCGCGAGGGTGTCGTGATCGCCGACGGGCTCGCGATCGAGTCGCTGCGTCGCTTCAAGGACGACGTCACCGAGGTGCGCACCGACTTCGAGGCCGGTATCGGGCTCGGAAAGTACAACGACATCCAGGTGGGCGACGAGATCGAGACCACCGAGATGGTCGAGAAGCCGCGAGGCTGA
- a CDS encoding YlxR family protein — MEAVRTCVGCRTRAPRSALLRVVAVDSVLVRDDRATMPGRGAWVHETDACVDAALRRRAFVRALRVPGPLDTRTFQMTLQRNG; from the coding sequence ATGGAAGCTGTACGAACGTGCGTCGGATGCCGCACGCGTGCTCCCCGGTCCGCACTCCTGCGAGTCGTGGCCGTCGATTCGGTCCTCGTCCGCGATGACCGCGCGACGATGCCGGGGCGCGGCGCGTGGGTGCACGAGACGGATGCGTGCGTGGATGCCGCGCTGCGGCGCCGGGCCTTCGTGCGAGCATTGCGCGTGCCGGGTCCGCTCGACACGCGGACCTTTCAGATGACCCTCCAGCGAAACGGCTGA
- the nusA gene encoding transcription termination factor NusA, with protein MDIDLALLKTIEREKEIPFDELAGIIEQAILTAYGKHTSPTGAVPEGARAHLDRKTGHVAIYTPVLDEEGAVIGEEEQVPDDFGRIAAFAAKQVISQRLRDIADDAVLGEFRGKEGDIVAGVVQQGPNPRMVHVDLGSVEAILPPEEQVPGETYPHGSRLRVYVTSVGRGAKGPSITVSRTHPGLVRKLFALEVPEIANGLVEIVSLAREAGHRTKMAVKANDPTINAKGACIGELGRRVRAVTEELGGEKIDIVDYDADLPRFVANALSPAKVTSSFVLDANTKAVRALVPDYQLSLAIGKEGQNARLAAKLTGAKIDIQPDSVLED; from the coding sequence GTGGACATCGATCTCGCGCTGCTGAAGACGATCGAACGGGAGAAGGAGATTCCCTTCGACGAACTCGCCGGCATCATCGAGCAGGCCATCCTGACCGCGTACGGAAAGCACACCTCGCCCACCGGCGCCGTCCCCGAGGGCGCGCGCGCCCACCTCGACCGCAAGACCGGTCACGTCGCGATCTACACGCCCGTCCTCGACGAGGAGGGCGCCGTGATCGGCGAGGAGGAGCAGGTTCCCGATGACTTCGGCCGCATCGCGGCGTTCGCCGCGAAGCAGGTCATCAGCCAGCGTCTGCGCGACATCGCCGACGACGCCGTGCTCGGGGAGTTCCGCGGCAAGGAGGGCGACATCGTCGCCGGCGTCGTGCAGCAGGGCCCCAACCCCCGCATGGTGCACGTCGACCTCGGCTCCGTCGAGGCGATCCTGCCGCCCGAGGAGCAGGTGCCGGGGGAGACGTATCCGCACGGCTCACGCCTCCGCGTCTACGTCACCTCCGTCGGCCGCGGCGCGAAGGGCCCCTCGATCACCGTGTCGCGCACGCACCCCGGCCTCGTCCGCAAGCTCTTCGCCCTGGAGGTGCCGGAGATCGCGAACGGCCTCGTCGAGATCGTCTCCCTCGCGCGCGAGGCCGGTCACCGCACCAAGATGGCCGTGAAGGCCAACGACCCGACCATCAACGCGAAGGGCGCGTGCATCGGCGAGCTCGGCCGCCGCGTGCGCGCGGTCACCGAGGAGCTCGGCGGCGAGAAGATCGACATCGTCGACTACGACGCCGACCTGCCGCGGTTCGTCGCGAACGCGCTGTCGCCGGCGAAGGTGACGTCGAGCTTCGTGCTCGATGCCAACACCAAGGCCGTCCGTGCGCTCGTGCCCGACTACCAGCTGTCGCTCGCAATCGGCAAGGAGGGCCAGAACGCCCGCCTGGCCGCGAAGCTCACCGGCGCGAAGATCGACATCCAGCCCGATTCGGTCCTCGAGGACTGA
- a CDS encoding lipase family protein, with amino-acid sequence MSTARRWSALPVLVARAPARVVLVVGIVVVVLGALIVTRPLTSLVLLAIYIGVSAVVTGVVELIPRGRRLRWWNRAVAAVWIVGGLAVLVWLGRSLDLLPQALAVFLVVGGLAAIGDALRRGRVSERVLAAASGVAQVAFAVLSLTWPDVTVLVVAIVFGVRTLVFGGSLVIRGAREWRAQVRERRGAPAAERTRDAAAVRVRTRWAAAGRYALAVVLVATAAGGWWLDDWLAEGAPVIDAFYSPPADLPEGHGRLIRWDVYQGRAPQNGDVYRVLYTTRDAVSRPAVASGLVIVPKHPPAGPRPVVVWNHGTTGVAQGCAPSLRDASATRWSIPALEDALKAGWVVVASDYSGQGAPGTFPYLIGKGEARSSLDIVLAAAELPDVTLSPDTVVWGHSQGGHAALWTTRLAPEYTPGIDVLGTAAIAPAAEPAALARELLRSDASALLSVLTSWVLVPYSETYADVHLEDYVTPGARSIVREMTQRCPTEPGVVVSVLTALGVSEDRPLYDADLTAGALGRRLEENSAVAPLGSPILLAWGRADEVIPTKLQGELVRELCSQGQTVKWRSYSGYTHLQPILPKSRFLPVLYRWTDALFERAPGELDDCGKE; translated from the coding sequence ATGTCGACCGCCCGGCGCTGGAGCGCCCTGCCCGTGCTCGTGGCGCGCGCGCCGGCGCGGGTCGTGCTCGTCGTCGGCATCGTCGTCGTCGTCCTCGGCGCGCTCATCGTCACGCGCCCGCTCACCTCGCTCGTGCTCCTCGCGATCTACATCGGCGTGAGCGCCGTCGTCACCGGCGTCGTCGAGCTGATACCGCGCGGTCGGCGCCTGCGCTGGTGGAATCGCGCGGTCGCGGCGGTGTGGATCGTCGGCGGCCTCGCCGTGCTCGTGTGGCTCGGGCGCAGCCTCGACCTGCTGCCCCAGGCGCTCGCCGTCTTCCTCGTGGTGGGCGGGCTTGCCGCCATCGGCGACGCGCTGCGCCGCGGGCGCGTCAGCGAGCGGGTGCTCGCCGCCGCATCCGGTGTCGCACAAGTCGCGTTCGCGGTGCTGTCGCTCACCTGGCCGGATGTCACGGTGCTCGTCGTCGCGATCGTCTTCGGTGTGCGCACGCTCGTCTTCGGGGGCTCGCTCGTCATCCGCGGCGCCCGGGAGTGGCGCGCGCAGGTGCGCGAGCGGCGGGGCGCACCCGCCGCGGAGCGCACGCGCGATGCGGCGGCCGTGCGGGTCCGCACCCGGTGGGCGGCGGCCGGGCGCTACGCGCTCGCGGTCGTGCTCGTGGCGACCGCGGCGGGCGGATGGTGGCTCGACGACTGGCTCGCCGAGGGCGCTCCGGTCATCGACGCGTTCTACTCGCCGCCCGCCGATCTTCCCGAGGGCCACGGGCGCCTCATCCGGTGGGACGTCTACCAGGGCCGGGCCCCGCAGAACGGCGACGTGTACCGCGTGCTGTACACGACACGGGATGCGGTGAGCCGCCCCGCCGTCGCGAGCGGGCTCGTCATCGTGCCGAAGCACCCGCCGGCCGGACCGCGTCCGGTCGTCGTATGGAACCACGGCACGACCGGTGTCGCGCAGGGCTGCGCGCCGAGCCTGCGCGACGCGTCGGCGACGCGCTGGTCGATCCCCGCACTCGAGGACGCGCTGAAGGCCGGATGGGTGGTCGTCGCCTCCGACTACAGCGGGCAGGGCGCCCCCGGGACCTTCCCCTACCTCATCGGCAAGGGAGAAGCGCGGTCGTCGCTCGACATCGTGCTGGCCGCCGCCGAGCTCCCGGACGTCACGCTCTCGCCCGACACCGTCGTGTGGGGGCACTCGCAGGGCGGTCACGCGGCGCTGTGGACGACGCGCCTCGCGCCCGAGTACACCCCCGGCATCGACGTGCTCGGCACCGCCGCGATCGCCCCGGCCGCCGAGCCCGCCGCTCTCGCGCGCGAGCTCCTGCGCAGCGACGCGAGCGCCCTGCTGTCGGTGCTGACGTCGTGGGTGCTCGTGCCCTACTCCGAGACGTACGCCGACGTGCACCTCGAGGACTACGTCACGCCGGGAGCCAGGTCCATCGTCCGGGAGATGACGCAGCGCTGCCCGACCGAGCCGGGCGTGGTGGTCTCGGTGCTCACGGCGCTCGGCGTCTCGGAGGATCGACCGCTCTACGACGCCGACCTCACGGCGGGGGCACTCGGCCGCCGGCTCGAGGAGAACAGCGCGGTCGCGCCCCTCGGCTCTCCGATCCTGCTCGCGTGGGGGCGGGCCGACGAGGTCATCCCGACGAAACTGCAGGGCGAGCTCGTCCGGGAGCTCTGCAGCCAGGGGCAGACCGTGAAGTGGCGGTCGTACAGCGGCTACACCCACCTTCAGCCGATCCTCCCGAAATCGCGGTTCCTCCCCGTCCTGTACCGCTGGACGGACGCGCTCTTCGAACGCGCGCCCGGCGAGCTGGACGACTGCGGCAAGGAATGA
- a CDS encoding DUF1206 domain-containing protein — protein sequence MMSTVRSAARDVERNPVVRLLARAGYVANGITHVLIGVVVLVACFGGGSEADQTGAFTSVARAPGGVVLLWAVAIGLAALAVWHAAAAIAARRADAAKRAGILVSELGQAVAFAVVGVVAAAIALGARPSAERTAEDASRGLFTVPGGLFVVGAAGVGVAIAGIAFVVMGVRRSFRDKVSFPRSGWGHVLAGVGVVGFVAKGVALLIAGVLLVIAAVRLDPDTAGGIDGAVQALLTLPAGPALGATVGAGFLAYGVFTIFRARYARLSA from the coding sequence ATGATGAGCACCGTGCGCTCGGCGGCGCGCGACGTCGAGCGCAATCCCGTCGTCCGCCTCCTCGCGCGGGCCGGGTACGTCGCGAACGGGATCACCCACGTCCTCATCGGCGTGGTCGTGCTCGTGGCGTGCTTCGGCGGCGGATCGGAGGCCGACCAGACGGGCGCCTTCACCTCCGTCGCCCGCGCGCCCGGCGGCGTGGTCCTGCTGTGGGCCGTGGCGATCGGCCTCGCCGCCCTCGCGGTGTGGCACGCCGCGGCCGCGATCGCCGCGCGGCGCGCGGACGCCGCCAAGCGGGCGGGCATCCTGGTCTCCGAACTGGGTCAGGCCGTCGCGTTCGCCGTGGTGGGGGTGGTCGCCGCCGCCATCGCCCTCGGCGCCCGTCCGAGTGCCGAGCGCACCGCCGAGGACGCCAGCCGCGGCCTGTTCACCGTCCCCGGCGGCCTGTTCGTCGTCGGCGCCGCCGGAGTCGGCGTGGCGATCGCGGGGATCGCGTTCGTCGTGATGGGCGTGCGGCGCTCGTTCCGCGACAAGGTGTCGTTCCCCCGCTCCGGCTGGGGGCACGTGCTGGCCGGTGTCGGGGTGGTCGGCTTCGTGGCGAAGGGCGTCGCGCTCCTCATCGCGGGCGTGCTGCTCGTGATCGCGGCGGTGCGACTCGACCCCGACACCGCCGGCGGCATCGACGGCGCCGTCCAGGCCCTGCTCACCCTGCCGGCCGGACCGGCGCTCGGGGCGACGGTGGGCGCCGGGTTCCTCGCGTACGGCGTGTTCACGATCTTCCGTGCCCGCTACGCGCGGCTCAGTGCCTGA
- a CDS encoding aldo/keto reductase: MTALPAPRVPLADGRSIPQLGFGTYKVPADATADLVVEALRIGYRHVDTATLYGNEAEVGDGIRRSGLDRDDVFVTTKVWNDDHGFDEALRAFDASAARLGLDEVDLYLIHWPIPSRDRYVDTWRALVRLREEGRARSIGVSNFSPAHIERIAEATGVWPVIDQVELHPRFPQRDLQRWNDAHGIVTEAWAPLARGGLLDDPALAEIARRHGRTPAQVVIRWHLDRGLVLFPKSTSAARLRENADVFDFSLDDADRAVIARLETGERTGRDPDLD; encoded by the coding sequence GTGACCGCGCTGCCGGCCCCCCGGGTTCCGCTCGCCGACGGGCGGAGCATCCCGCAGCTGGGCTTCGGCACGTACAAGGTGCCGGCCGATGCGACCGCCGATCTCGTCGTCGAGGCGCTGCGGATCGGCTACCGCCACGTCGACACCGCGACGCTCTACGGCAACGAGGCGGAGGTGGGCGACGGCATCCGTCGCAGCGGCCTCGACCGCGACGACGTGTTCGTCACGACCAAGGTGTGGAACGACGACCACGGCTTCGACGAGGCGCTCCGCGCGTTCGACGCGAGCGCGGCGCGGCTCGGCCTCGACGAGGTCGATCTGTATCTGATCCACTGGCCGATCCCGAGCCGCGACCGCTACGTGGACACGTGGCGCGCCCTCGTGCGGCTGCGCGAGGAGGGACGCGCCCGGTCGATCGGCGTCAGCAATTTCTCGCCCGCCCACATCGAGCGCATCGCCGAGGCGACGGGCGTGTGGCCGGTCATCGACCAGGTGGAGCTGCATCCGCGCTTCCCGCAGCGGGACCTGCAGCGGTGGAACGATGCGCACGGCATCGTGACCGAGGCGTGGGCGCCGCTCGCCCGCGGTGGGCTGCTCGACGACCCCGCGCTCGCCGAGATCGCCCGTCGGCACGGCCGGACGCCCGCGCAGGTCGTGATCCGGTGGCACCTGGACCGGGGCCTCGTGCTGTTCCCCAAGTCGACCTCCGCGGCGCGCCTGCGCGAGAACGCCGACGTGTTCGACTTCTCGCTCGACGACGCGGATCGAGCCGTCATCGCGCGCCTGGAGACGGGCGAGCGCACCGGGCGCGACCCGGATCTCGACTGA